The Aphis gossypii isolate Hap1 chromosome 3, ASM2018417v2, whole genome shotgun sequence genome includes a region encoding these proteins:
- the LOC114132064 gene encoding chorion peroxidase-like isoform X4 — translation MIHVVWKTMKFINKSIFLILLIVLSKTQADSFDEVNLIKTRKVVIDNTFYEKCVSKQFTCYSSAKYRSMDGTCNNLQNPLWGSSFSPYIRLDKAYYADGNFSMRVQFRDGKPLPSARTLQVGIFWMQTPSWDIPDINNYQVNQFGQYLAHDITLMPSNFAVPPNDCCEVQGQKNIPLSCQAVIKVEANDPSYSIINKTCLPFKRAMTAAIDFNCPIFPQIPFNQQTAFIDASQLYGPTPKKAASLRSFQGGKLKTEEINGQKFGIQVQRNGSKLCGGRNNVNYCFNRGDVRNNQHFGLILYEETFLRFHNLITDLLIELNPHWIDETLYHEGRRIVIAFEEIIVYRDYLPILLGKDYCDSVGLSLSKDNKTVYDPTIMPQLAVEFSAAAFRIPHNVAPMFYYFLDQNYDVTEIYKLNEFMGIADQIVPINKLEELLRGMCYNQGRSPLPNYNPLITSRLFHGWVKGAADQDLASIDVQRGRDSGIPPYYKFREICGFKNITSFNDLVGHWTVAIIL, via the exons gctGATAGTTTCGAcgaagtaaatttaattaaaacaagaaAAGTGGTAATTGACaacacattttatgaaaaatgcgTTTCCAAGCAGTTTACTTGCTATAGTTCTGCTAAATATAGATCCATGGATGGTACGTGCAATAACTTACAAAATCCCTTATGGGGTTCATCTTTTTCTCCTTACATCAGACTGGATAAAGCTTATTATGCGGATG gtAACTTTTCTATGCGAGTACAATTTAGAGATGGCAAGCCACTGCCTAGCGCTCGAACATTACAGGTGGGGATTTTTTGGATGCAAACACCTTCATGGGATATTCCAGACATAAACAATTATCAAGTTAATCAATTCGGCCAATACCTTGCACATGACATTACTTTAATGCCATCTAATTTTGCgg ttcccCCAAATGATTGCTGTGAAGTTCAGGGTCAGAAAAATATTCCACTTTCTTGCCAAGCAGTGATTAAGGTAGAAGCAAATGATCCTTCGTATTCTATTATCAACAAGACATGTCTTCCATTTAAACGAGCAATGACAGCTGCTATTGATTTTAACTGTCCAATTTTTCCTCAAATACCT tttaatCAACAAACCGCGTTTATAGACGCATCTCAATTGTATGGACCAACCCCCAAAAAAGCAGCCTCTCTTCGATCTTTTCAAggtggaaaattaaaaacagaggAAATTAATGGACAAAAATTTGGTATTCAAGTACAAAGAAACGGATCAAAACTTTGTGGTGGTCGAAATAATGTGAATTATTGTTTCAATCGAG gCGATGTTAGAAATAATCAGCATTTTGGTCTCATATTATACGAAGAGACGTTTCTTaggtttcataatttaataacagatTTGTTAATCGAATTAAATCCACATTGGATAGATGAAACTCTGTATCATGAAGGTCGAAGGATCGTAATAGCATTTGAGGAGATTATAGTTTACCGAGATTACTTGCCTATTTTACTTG GTAAAGACTATTGCGATAGCGTTGGATTATCTCTTTCTAAAGATAATAAGACTGTGTATGATCCAACAATTATGCCTCAATTGGCTGTTGAATTTTCAGCAGCTGCTTTTCGAATTCCACACAACGTTGCACCTatgttttatta TTTTTTAGATCAGAACTATGATGTCACAGAAATATACAAACTTAACGAGTTCATGGGAATAGCTGAtcaaatagtacctataaataagcTTGAAGAGTTACTGAGGGGTATGTGCTACAATCAGGGTCGTAGTCCATTACCAAATTATAATCCTTTG ATAACAAGCCGTTTGTTTCATGGTTGGGTAAAGGGTGCTGCAGACCAAGACTTAGCCAGTATAGATGTTCAAAGAGGTCGTGATTCTGGTATACctccatattataaattcagagAAATTTgcggttttaaaaatattacatcattTAATGATTTAGTTG gACATTGGACGgttgcaattattttatga
- the LOC114132064 gene encoding peroxidase-like isoform X3: MIHVVWKTMKFINKSIFLILLIVLSKTQADSFDEVNLIKTRKVVIDNTFYEKCVSKQFTCYSSAKYRSMDGTCNNLQNPLWGSSFSPYIRLDKAYYADGNFSMRVQFRDGKPLPSARTLQVGIFWMQTPSWDIPDINNYQVNQFGQYLAHDITLMPSNFAVPPNDCCEVQGQKNIPLSCQAVIKVEANDPSYSIINKTCLPFKRAMTAAIDFNCPIFPQIPFNQQTAFIDASQLYGPTPKKAASLRSFQGGKLKTEEINGQKFGIQVQRNGSKLCGGRNNVNYCFNRGDVRNNQHFGLILYEETFLRFHNLITDLLIELNPHWIDETLYHEGRRIVIAFEEIIVYRDYLPILLGKDYCDSVGLSLSKDNKTVYDPTIMPQLAVEFSAAAFRIPHNVAPMFYYFLDQNYDVTEIYKLNEFMGIADQIVPINKLEELLRGMCYNQGRSPLPNYNPLITSRLFHGWVKGAADQDLASIDVQRGRDSGIPPYYKFREICGFKNITSFNDLDIGRLQLFYDSVFDIDFIVGALLEKNVEGGMVGETARCIIADSFFRSRNGDRFFFDVPDQPGSFTEEQLDVLWSLDLSQLFCLTTNIDQLPVDIFKPLEVLDMYDCKSIELNLGPWKVDNTG; encoded by the exons gctGATAGTTTCGAcgaagtaaatttaattaaaacaagaaAAGTGGTAATTGACaacacattttatgaaaaatgcgTTTCCAAGCAGTTTACTTGCTATAGTTCTGCTAAATATAGATCCATGGATGGTACGTGCAATAACTTACAAAATCCCTTATGGGGTTCATCTTTTTCTCCTTACATCAGACTGGATAAAGCTTATTATGCGGATG gtAACTTTTCTATGCGAGTACAATTTAGAGATGGCAAGCCACTGCCTAGCGCTCGAACATTACAGGTGGGGATTTTTTGGATGCAAACACCTTCATGGGATATTCCAGACATAAACAATTATCAAGTTAATCAATTCGGCCAATACCTTGCACATGACATTACTTTAATGCCATCTAATTTTGCgg ttcccCCAAATGATTGCTGTGAAGTTCAGGGTCAGAAAAATATTCCACTTTCTTGCCAAGCAGTGATTAAGGTAGAAGCAAATGATCCTTCGTATTCTATTATCAACAAGACATGTCTTCCATTTAAACGAGCAATGACAGCTGCTATTGATTTTAACTGTCCAATTTTTCCTCAAATACCT tttaatCAACAAACCGCGTTTATAGACGCATCTCAATTGTATGGACCAACCCCCAAAAAAGCAGCCTCTCTTCGATCTTTTCAAggtggaaaattaaaaacagaggAAATTAATGGACAAAAATTTGGTATTCAAGTACAAAGAAACGGATCAAAACTTTGTGGTGGTCGAAATAATGTGAATTATTGTTTCAATCGAG gCGATGTTAGAAATAATCAGCATTTTGGTCTCATATTATACGAAGAGACGTTTCTTaggtttcataatttaataacagatTTGTTAATCGAATTAAATCCACATTGGATAGATGAAACTCTGTATCATGAAGGTCGAAGGATCGTAATAGCATTTGAGGAGATTATAGTTTACCGAGATTACTTGCCTATTTTACTTG GTAAAGACTATTGCGATAGCGTTGGATTATCTCTTTCTAAAGATAATAAGACTGTGTATGATCCAACAATTATGCCTCAATTGGCTGTTGAATTTTCAGCAGCTGCTTTTCGAATTCCACACAACGTTGCACCTatgttttatta TTTTTTAGATCAGAACTATGATGTCACAGAAATATACAAACTTAACGAGTTCATGGGAATAGCTGAtcaaatagtacctataaataagcTTGAAGAGTTACTGAGGGGTATGTGCTACAATCAGGGTCGTAGTCCATTACCAAATTATAATCCTTTG ATAACAAGCCGTTTGTTTCATGGTTGGGTAAAGGGTGCTGCAGACCAAGACTTAGCCAGTATAGATGTTCAAAGAGGTCGTGATTCTGGTATACctccatattataaattcagagAAATTTgcggttttaaaaatattacatcattTAATGATTTA gACATTGGACGgttgcaattattttatgacagTGTCTTCGATATAGACTTCATAGTCGGAGCTTtgcttgaaaaaaatgttgaaggtGGAATGGTTGGTGAAACAGCAAGATGCATAATCGCTGATTCATTTTTTCGTTCAAGGAATGGGGATCGCTTTTTTTTCGATGTACCAGATCAACCTGGAAGTTTTACTGAAG aaCAACTTGATGTCTTATGGAGTCTCGATCTtagtcaattattttgtttaacgaCAAACATTGATCAATTACCAGTTGATATTTTCAAACCATTGGA ggTTTTAGACATGTACGACTGCAAATCAATAGAGTTGAACCTAGGACCATGGAAAGTTGATAACACTggttaa
- the LOC114132064 gene encoding peroxidase-like isoform X5, protein MIHVVWKTMKFINKSIFLILLIVLSKTQADSFDEVNLIKTRKVVIDNTFYEKCVSKQFTCYSSAKYRSMDGTCNNLQNPLWGSSFSPYIRLDKAYYADGNFSMRVQFRDGKPLPSARTLQVGIFWMQTPSWDIPDINNYQVNQFGQYLAHDITLMPSNFAVPPNDCCEVQGQKNIPLSCQAVIKVEANDPSYSIINKTCLPFKRAMTAAIDFNCPIFPQIPFNQQTAFIDASQLYGPTPKKAASLRSFQGGKLKTEEINGQKFGIQVQRNGSKLCGGRNNVNYCFNRGDVRNNQHFGLILYEETFLRFHNLITDLLIELNPHWIDETLYHEGRRIVIAFEEIIVYRDYLPILLGKDYCDSVGLSLSKDNKTVYDPTIMPQLAVEFSAAAFRIPHNVAPMFYYFLDQNYDVTEIYKLNEFMGIADQIVPINKLEELLRGMCYNQGRSPLPNYNPLITSRLFHGWVKGAADQDLASIDVQRGRDSGIPPYYKFREICGFKNITSFNDLVGIFYDDFDIGRLQLFYDSVFDIDFIVGALLEKNVEGGMVGETARCIIADSFFRSRNGDRFFFDVPDQPGSFTEEQLDVLWSLDLSQLFCLTTNIDQLPVDIFKPLEVLDMYDCKSIELNLGPWKVDNTG, encoded by the exons gctGATAGTTTCGAcgaagtaaatttaattaaaacaagaaAAGTGGTAATTGACaacacattttatgaaaaatgcgTTTCCAAGCAGTTTACTTGCTATAGTTCTGCTAAATATAGATCCATGGATGGTACGTGCAATAACTTACAAAATCCCTTATGGGGTTCATCTTTTTCTCCTTACATCAGACTGGATAAAGCTTATTATGCGGATG gtAACTTTTCTATGCGAGTACAATTTAGAGATGGCAAGCCACTGCCTAGCGCTCGAACATTACAGGTGGGGATTTTTTGGATGCAAACACCTTCATGGGATATTCCAGACATAAACAATTATCAAGTTAATCAATTCGGCCAATACCTTGCACATGACATTACTTTAATGCCATCTAATTTTGCgg ttcccCCAAATGATTGCTGTGAAGTTCAGGGTCAGAAAAATATTCCACTTTCTTGCCAAGCAGTGATTAAGGTAGAAGCAAATGATCCTTCGTATTCTATTATCAACAAGACATGTCTTCCATTTAAACGAGCAATGACAGCTGCTATTGATTTTAACTGTCCAATTTTTCCTCAAATACCT tttaatCAACAAACCGCGTTTATAGACGCATCTCAATTGTATGGACCAACCCCCAAAAAAGCAGCCTCTCTTCGATCTTTTCAAggtggaaaattaaaaacagaggAAATTAATGGACAAAAATTTGGTATTCAAGTACAAAGAAACGGATCAAAACTTTGTGGTGGTCGAAATAATGTGAATTATTGTTTCAATCGAG gCGATGTTAGAAATAATCAGCATTTTGGTCTCATATTATACGAAGAGACGTTTCTTaggtttcataatttaataacagatTTGTTAATCGAATTAAATCCACATTGGATAGATGAAACTCTGTATCATGAAGGTCGAAGGATCGTAATAGCATTTGAGGAGATTATAGTTTACCGAGATTACTTGCCTATTTTACTTG GTAAAGACTATTGCGATAGCGTTGGATTATCTCTTTCTAAAGATAATAAGACTGTGTATGATCCAACAATTATGCCTCAATTGGCTGTTGAATTTTCAGCAGCTGCTTTTCGAATTCCACACAACGTTGCACCTatgttttatta TTTTTTAGATCAGAACTATGATGTCACAGAAATATACAAACTTAACGAGTTCATGGGAATAGCTGAtcaaatagtacctataaataagcTTGAAGAGTTACTGAGGGGTATGTGCTACAATCAGGGTCGTAGTCCATTACCAAATTATAATCCTTTG ATAACAAGCCGTTTGTTTCATGGTTGGGTAAAGGGTGCTGCAGACCAAGACTTAGCCAGTATAGATGTTCAAAGAGGTCGTGATTCTGGTATACctccatattataaattcagagAAATTTgcggttttaaaaatattacatcattTAATGATTTAGTTGGTATATTCTATGATGATTTT gACATTGGACGgttgcaattattttatgacagTGTCTTCGATATAGACTTCATAGTCGGAGCTTtgcttgaaaaaaatgttgaaggtGGAATGGTTGGTGAAACAGCAAGATGCATAATCGCTGATTCATTTTTTCGTTCAAGGAATGGGGATCGCTTTTTTTTCGATGTACCAGATCAACCTGGAAGTTTTACTGAAG aaCAACTTGATGTCTTATGGAGTCTCGATCTtagtcaattattttgtttaacgaCAAACATTGATCAATTACCAGTTGATATTTTCAAACCATTGGA ggTTTTAGACATGTACGACTGCAAATCAATAGAGTTGAACCTAGGACCATGGAAAGTTGATAACACTggttaa
- the LOC114132064 gene encoding peroxidase-like isoform X2 has translation MKFINKSIFLILLIVLSKTQADSFDEVNLIKTRKVVIDNTFYEKCVSKQFTCYSSAKYRSMDGTCNNLQNPLWGSSFSPYIRLDKAYYADGNFSMRVQFRDGKPLPSARTLQVGIFWMQTPSWDIPDINNYQVNQFGQYLAHDITLMPSNFAVPPNDCCEVQGQKNIPLSCQAVIKVEANDPSYSIINKTCLPFKRAMTAAIDFNCPIFPQIPFNQQTAFIDASQLYGPTPKKAASLRSFQGGKLKTEEINGQKFGIQVQRNGSKLCGGRNNVNYCFNRGDVRNNQHFGLILYEETFLRFHNLITDLLIELNPHWIDETLYHEGRRIVIAFEEIIVYRDYLPILLGKDYCDSVGLSLSKDNKTVYDPTIMPQLAVEFSAAAFRIPHNVAPMFYYFLDQNYDVTEIYKLNEFMGIADQIVPINKLEELLRGMCYNQGRSPLPNYNPLITSRLFHGWVKGAADQDLASIDVQRGRDSGIPPYYKFREICGFKNITSFNDLVGIFYDDFDIGRLQLFYDSVFDIDFIVGALLEKNVEGGMVGETARCIIADSFFRSRNGDRFFFDVPDQPGSFTEEQLDVLWSLDLSQLFCLTTNIDQLPVDIFKPLEVLDMYDCKSIELNLGPWKVDNTG, from the exons gctGATAGTTTCGAcgaagtaaatttaattaaaacaagaaAAGTGGTAATTGACaacacattttatgaaaaatgcgTTTCCAAGCAGTTTACTTGCTATAGTTCTGCTAAATATAGATCCATGGATGGTACGTGCAATAACTTACAAAATCCCTTATGGGGTTCATCTTTTTCTCCTTACATCAGACTGGATAAAGCTTATTATGCGGATG gtAACTTTTCTATGCGAGTACAATTTAGAGATGGCAAGCCACTGCCTAGCGCTCGAACATTACAGGTGGGGATTTTTTGGATGCAAACACCTTCATGGGATATTCCAGACATAAACAATTATCAAGTTAATCAATTCGGCCAATACCTTGCACATGACATTACTTTAATGCCATCTAATTTTGCgg ttcccCCAAATGATTGCTGTGAAGTTCAGGGTCAGAAAAATATTCCACTTTCTTGCCAAGCAGTGATTAAGGTAGAAGCAAATGATCCTTCGTATTCTATTATCAACAAGACATGTCTTCCATTTAAACGAGCAATGACAGCTGCTATTGATTTTAACTGTCCAATTTTTCCTCAAATACCT tttaatCAACAAACCGCGTTTATAGACGCATCTCAATTGTATGGACCAACCCCCAAAAAAGCAGCCTCTCTTCGATCTTTTCAAggtggaaaattaaaaacagaggAAATTAATGGACAAAAATTTGGTATTCAAGTACAAAGAAACGGATCAAAACTTTGTGGTGGTCGAAATAATGTGAATTATTGTTTCAATCGAG gCGATGTTAGAAATAATCAGCATTTTGGTCTCATATTATACGAAGAGACGTTTCTTaggtttcataatttaataacagatTTGTTAATCGAATTAAATCCACATTGGATAGATGAAACTCTGTATCATGAAGGTCGAAGGATCGTAATAGCATTTGAGGAGATTATAGTTTACCGAGATTACTTGCCTATTTTACTTG GTAAAGACTATTGCGATAGCGTTGGATTATCTCTTTCTAAAGATAATAAGACTGTGTATGATCCAACAATTATGCCTCAATTGGCTGTTGAATTTTCAGCAGCTGCTTTTCGAATTCCACACAACGTTGCACCTatgttttatta TTTTTTAGATCAGAACTATGATGTCACAGAAATATACAAACTTAACGAGTTCATGGGAATAGCTGAtcaaatagtacctataaataagcTTGAAGAGTTACTGAGGGGTATGTGCTACAATCAGGGTCGTAGTCCATTACCAAATTATAATCCTTTG ATAACAAGCCGTTTGTTTCATGGTTGGGTAAAGGGTGCTGCAGACCAAGACTTAGCCAGTATAGATGTTCAAAGAGGTCGTGATTCTGGTATACctccatattataaattcagagAAATTTgcggttttaaaaatattacatcattTAATGATTTAGTTGGTATATTCTATGATGATTTT gACATTGGACGgttgcaattattttatgacagTGTCTTCGATATAGACTTCATAGTCGGAGCTTtgcttgaaaaaaatgttgaaggtGGAATGGTTGGTGAAACAGCAAGATGCATAATCGCTGATTCATTTTTTCGTTCAAGGAATGGGGATCGCTTTTTTTTCGATGTACCAGATCAACCTGGAAGTTTTACTGAAG aaCAACTTGATGTCTTATGGAGTCTCGATCTtagtcaattattttgtttaacgaCAAACATTGATCAATTACCAGTTGATATTTTCAAACCATTGGA ggTTTTAGACATGTACGACTGCAAATCAATAGAGTTGAACCTAGGACCATGGAAAGTTGATAACACTggttaa
- the LOC114132064 gene encoding peroxidase-like isoform X1, with the protein MVWKTMKFINKSIFLILLIVLSKTQADSFDEVNLIKTRKVVIDNTFYEKCVSKQFTCYSSAKYRSMDGTCNNLQNPLWGSSFSPYIRLDKAYYADGNFSMRVQFRDGKPLPSARTLQVGIFWMQTPSWDIPDINNYQVNQFGQYLAHDITLMPSNFAVPPNDCCEVQGQKNIPLSCQAVIKVEANDPSYSIINKTCLPFKRAMTAAIDFNCPIFPQIPFNQQTAFIDASQLYGPTPKKAASLRSFQGGKLKTEEINGQKFGIQVQRNGSKLCGGRNNVNYCFNRGDVRNNQHFGLILYEETFLRFHNLITDLLIELNPHWIDETLYHEGRRIVIAFEEIIVYRDYLPILLGKDYCDSVGLSLSKDNKTVYDPTIMPQLAVEFSAAAFRIPHNVAPMFYYFLDQNYDVTEIYKLNEFMGIADQIVPINKLEELLRGMCYNQGRSPLPNYNPLITSRLFHGWVKGAADQDLASIDVQRGRDSGIPPYYKFREICGFKNITSFNDLVGIFYDDFDIGRLQLFYDSVFDIDFIVGALLEKNVEGGMVGETARCIIADSFFRSRNGDRFFFDVPDQPGSFTEEQLDVLWSLDLSQLFCLTTNIDQLPVDIFKPLEVLDMYDCKSIELNLGPWKVDNTG; encoded by the exons gctGATAGTTTCGAcgaagtaaatttaattaaaacaagaaAAGTGGTAATTGACaacacattttatgaaaaatgcgTTTCCAAGCAGTTTACTTGCTATAGTTCTGCTAAATATAGATCCATGGATGGTACGTGCAATAACTTACAAAATCCCTTATGGGGTTCATCTTTTTCTCCTTACATCAGACTGGATAAAGCTTATTATGCGGATG gtAACTTTTCTATGCGAGTACAATTTAGAGATGGCAAGCCACTGCCTAGCGCTCGAACATTACAGGTGGGGATTTTTTGGATGCAAACACCTTCATGGGATATTCCAGACATAAACAATTATCAAGTTAATCAATTCGGCCAATACCTTGCACATGACATTACTTTAATGCCATCTAATTTTGCgg ttcccCCAAATGATTGCTGTGAAGTTCAGGGTCAGAAAAATATTCCACTTTCTTGCCAAGCAGTGATTAAGGTAGAAGCAAATGATCCTTCGTATTCTATTATCAACAAGACATGTCTTCCATTTAAACGAGCAATGACAGCTGCTATTGATTTTAACTGTCCAATTTTTCCTCAAATACCT tttaatCAACAAACCGCGTTTATAGACGCATCTCAATTGTATGGACCAACCCCCAAAAAAGCAGCCTCTCTTCGATCTTTTCAAggtggaaaattaaaaacagaggAAATTAATGGACAAAAATTTGGTATTCAAGTACAAAGAAACGGATCAAAACTTTGTGGTGGTCGAAATAATGTGAATTATTGTTTCAATCGAG gCGATGTTAGAAATAATCAGCATTTTGGTCTCATATTATACGAAGAGACGTTTCTTaggtttcataatttaataacagatTTGTTAATCGAATTAAATCCACATTGGATAGATGAAACTCTGTATCATGAAGGTCGAAGGATCGTAATAGCATTTGAGGAGATTATAGTTTACCGAGATTACTTGCCTATTTTACTTG GTAAAGACTATTGCGATAGCGTTGGATTATCTCTTTCTAAAGATAATAAGACTGTGTATGATCCAACAATTATGCCTCAATTGGCTGTTGAATTTTCAGCAGCTGCTTTTCGAATTCCACACAACGTTGCACCTatgttttatta TTTTTTAGATCAGAACTATGATGTCACAGAAATATACAAACTTAACGAGTTCATGGGAATAGCTGAtcaaatagtacctataaataagcTTGAAGAGTTACTGAGGGGTATGTGCTACAATCAGGGTCGTAGTCCATTACCAAATTATAATCCTTTG ATAACAAGCCGTTTGTTTCATGGTTGGGTAAAGGGTGCTGCAGACCAAGACTTAGCCAGTATAGATGTTCAAAGAGGTCGTGATTCTGGTATACctccatattataaattcagagAAATTTgcggttttaaaaatattacatcattTAATGATTTAGTTGGTATATTCTATGATGATTTT gACATTGGACGgttgcaattattttatgacagTGTCTTCGATATAGACTTCATAGTCGGAGCTTtgcttgaaaaaaatgttgaaggtGGAATGGTTGGTGAAACAGCAAGATGCATAATCGCTGATTCATTTTTTCGTTCAAGGAATGGGGATCGCTTTTTTTTCGATGTACCAGATCAACCTGGAAGTTTTACTGAAG aaCAACTTGATGTCTTATGGAGTCTCGATCTtagtcaattattttgtttaacgaCAAACATTGATCAATTACCAGTTGATATTTTCAAACCATTGGA ggTTTTAGACATGTACGACTGCAAATCAATAGAGTTGAACCTAGGACCATGGAAAGTTGATAACACTggttaa
- the LOC114132065 gene encoding peroxidase-like, translating to MLNLVVWLCVISILGTSKSYITETNDLMVYYGGGPHSNSIYYNQCAPEVTCDRNAIYRTINGECNNLQNPLLGSSDTPYIRILEAAYNDGDHEVRRQMDGSMLPGPRKIQLLLFLEKSRDFLDSNNYHFSQFGQWLAHDMSLLSSDIGGPKKCCDIPIEEINNNTPYQCQLVIEVPTNDPVHGRNGQTCMEFRRAMTAAHNFSCPVIPQTPMNRATSFIDSSQLYGPKLATANSIRTFVGGRLITDIIDENEFCPLKKRNGSLLCNSRDNVGICFEGGDPRINQHFGITSYTIMFTRFHNIVTEMLEQINPHWCDEVLYQETRKIVGALNQIIAYQRYLPILLGKSYAKRYGLYLSEFKKTKYNPLLIPQLSMEFAGGAFRLPHNVVASLYNYVGKNYEVLDSARLNEFMTFSDPLVKCSNLDNIVRGMTVTPGRYFAPSYNYLISNFMFHGQNVGDQDLLAVDIQRGRDVGLQSYTKIREWCGLPPIDSFEDLLNFLPFDDVETLRELYATVHDIDLLVGALLESPVDGGTVGPTAQCILADVFYRTRFGDRFFCDVKGQPGSFSQEQLDTLRNLDLGHVICATTEMDEVPFDIFDPTMYSQMVKCQDILVELDLSAWKEFP from the exons ATGTTAAATTTGGTTGTATGGTTATGTGTCATATCAATATTGGGAACTTCCAAAAGTTATATC actgAAACTAATGACCTTATGGTTTATTATGGAGGTGGTCCTCATTCAaatagcatatattataaccagtGTGCACCTGAAGTGACCTGCGATCGAAATGCTATTTATAGGACAATAAATGGCGAATGTAATAACTTACAGAACCCGTTGTTGGGGAGTTCGGATACTCCATACATCAGAATACTTGAAGCTGCTTATAATGACG gtGATCACGAAGTTCGAAGACAGATGGATGGATCAATGTTGCCAGGACCACGAAAAATtcagttgttattatttttggaaaaatcccGTGATTTTCTAGACTCCaacaattatcattttagTCAATTTGGTCAATGGCTCGCTCACGATATGAGTCTCCTGTCATCTGATATTGGtg ggccaaaaaaatgttgtgataTTCCAATTGAAgagataaacaataatactccATACCAATGTCAATTAGTTATTGAGGTACCAACGAATGACCCAGTTCATGGTCGTAATGGACAAACATGTATGGAATTTAGACGTGCAATGACTGCTGCCCATAATTTTAGCTGTCCCGTAATTCCTCAAACCCCA ATGAATCGAGCGACATCGTTCATTGACTCATCTCAATTGTACGGGCCCAAATTAGCTACGGCGAATTCGATTAGAACATTTGTCGGTGGGAGATTGATAACAGATATTATAGATGAAAATGAGTTTTGTCCTCTAAAGAAAAGAAACGGTTCATTATTATGCAATAGTCGCGATAACGTGGGCATTTGTTTTGAAGGCG gaGACCCAAGAATAAATCAACACTTTGGGATTACATCATACACTATTATGTTTACCCggtttcataatattgtgacTGAGATGTTAGAACAAATAAATCCTCATTGGTGTGATGAAGTGTTGTATCAAGAAACTCGAAAGATTGTTGGTGCACTAAACCAGATAATTGCTTATCAACGTTATTTGCCTATTTTacttg gtAAATCATATGCAAAACGCTATGGTTTATATCTTAGTGAATttaaaaagacaaaatataatccATTACTCATACCGCAATTGTCCATGGAATTTGCAGGAGGTGCTTTCCGATTGCCACATAATGTAGTGGCTTCGTTATACAA ttatgtaGGCAAAAATTATGAGGTATTAGATTCAGCAAGACTTAACGAATTTATGACATTTTCTGATCCCTTAGTAAAGTGCTCAAATCTTGATAATATAGTCAGAGGAATGACGGTAACACCAGGTCGATATTTTGCTCCATCGTATAACTATCTA ATATCAAATTTCATGTTCCATGGTCAAAACGTTGGCGATCAAGATTTGCTCGCAGTGGACATTCAAAGAGGGCGTGATGTGGGCTTACAGTCTTATACGAAGATAAGAGAATGGTGTGGTTTACCGCCAATCGATTCGTTtgaagatttattaaatttcttaccGTTTGAC GACGTCGAAACACTGAGAGAACTGTACGCGACTGTCCACGACATTGATCTACTCGTGGGAGCTTTACTTGAATCACCAGTCGATGGTGGAACGGTCGGTCCAACTGCACAGTGCATCTTAGCTGATGTATTTTATCGTACTCGCTTTGGTGATCGTTTCTTTTGTGATGTAAAAGGTCAACCGGGAAGTTTTTCACAAG AACAATTGGACACTTTGAGAAACCTCGACCTGGGTCATGTAATATGTGCTACAACTGAAATGGATGAAGTgccatttgatatttttgatccaacaat GTATTCACAAATGGTGAAATGCCAAGATATTTTAGTGGAGTTGGATCTTAGTGCTTGGAAAGAATTTCCATAG